One part of the uncultured Fusobacterium sp. genome encodes these proteins:
- the rd gene encoding rubredoxin, which produces MRKYECEVCGYVYDPEIGDPDNGIAAGTAFEDLPEDWVCPLCSAGKDDFLAK; this is translated from the coding sequence ATGAGAAAATATGAATGCGAAGTTTGTGGATATGTATATGATCCAGAAATTGGAGATCCAGATAACGGAATAGCAGCAGGAACAGCGTTTGAAGATTTACCAGAAGATTGGGTATGTCCACTATGTTCTGCAGGAAAAGATGATTTTTTAGCAAAATAG
- a CDS encoding Fur family transcriptional regulator — MSLEIMDIGEYLKEHSIKPSYQRMKVFQYLQENKNHPTVDMIYKALCTEIPTLSKTTVYNTLNLFIEKKIANILVIEENETRYDATMNVHGHFKCEKCGKIFDIDVDKRLLDTKNLENFEIKEQHLYFKGICQDCLNK; from the coding sequence TAGGTGAATATTTAAAAGAACATTCTATAAAGCCTTCGTATCAAAGAATGAAAGTATTTCAATATTTACAAGAAAATAAAAATCATCCAACAGTGGATATGATATATAAAGCTCTATGTACAGAGATTCCTACTTTATCTAAAACAACAGTTTATAATACATTAAATTTATTCATAGAGAAAAAAATAGCTAATATCTTAGTAATAGAAGAAAATGAAACAAGATATGATGCTACAATGAATGTCCATGGGCATTTTAAATGTGAAAAGTGTGGAAAGATTTTCGATATAGATGTAGATAAAAGATTGCTAGATACAAAGAATCTTGAAAATTTTGAGATAAAGGAACAACACCTTTATTTTAAAGGAATTTGTCAAGACTGCTTGAATAAATAG
- the rd gene encoding rubredoxin — MKKYECKVCGYVYDPEIGDPDNGVAAGTAFEDLPEDWVCPLCSVGTDEFEAI, encoded by the coding sequence ATGAAAAAATATGAATGTAAAGTATGCGGATATGTATATGATCCAGAAATCGGAGATCCAGATAACGGAGTAGCAGCAGGAACAGCATTTGAAGATTTACCAGAAGATTGGGTATGTCCTCTATGCTCTGTTGGAACAGACGAATTCGAAGCTATCTAA
- a CDS encoding desulfoferrodoxin family protein, with the protein MNKNDLLKCKECGMIMEVVSLGKECGVAKPEVEVLEAKTQDAATEKHVPYVEERENGYLVKVGKEAKHPMLEAHYIEFIELIIDGDKLYRKYLNPGDEPEAFFEIAKGKDVVAREYCNIHGLWKNR; encoded by the coding sequence ATGAACAAAAATGATCTTTTAAAATGTAAAGAGTGTGGAATGATAATGGAAGTTGTATCACTTGGTAAAGAGTGTGGAGTAGCAAAACCAGAAGTTGAAGTATTAGAGGCAAAAACTCAAGATGCAGCAACTGAAAAACATGTTCCTTATGTTGAAGAAAGAGAAAATGGTTACTTAGTAAAAGTTGGTAAAGAGGCAAAACATCCAATGCTTGAAGCACACTATATTGAATTTATAGAACTTATAATAGATGGAGATAAACTTTATAGAAAATATTTAAACCCTGGAGATGAACCTGAAGCTTTCTTTGAAATTGCTAAAGGAAAAGATGTTGTAGCAAGAGAATATTGTAATATCCATGGTTTATGGAAAAACAGATAG
- a CDS encoding glycosyltransferase family 2 protein, translated as MKLSAAIMTFNEEKNLDRTLKALEDICDEIVIVDSGSTDRTKEIADKYKAKFINQKWLGYGKQRNVAIDNCSGKWILAVDADEELSPQLKEKIKEIIESNDESKKVYEINRLSVCFGKKIKHGGWGTSYAVRLFLKGAGKFNDNTVHESFVTDEKVYQIKEDIYHHSYLTLEDYFSKFNRYTTEGALEYYKKGKKASIFQIAFNPLYKFIRMYIIRLGFLDGVEGFLLASTSSLYSMVKYFKLREIYRNGSYIDDKKGAKNGD; from the coding sequence ATGAAACTATCAGCTGCAATAATGACTTTTAATGAAGAGAAAAATTTAGATAGAACTTTAAAAGCTTTAGAGGATATATGTGATGAGATTGTAATAGTTGATAGTGGATCAACAGATAGAACAAAAGAGATAGCAGATAAATATAAAGCTAAATTTATTAATCAAAAATGGCTAGGTTATGGAAAGCAGAGAAATGTTGCAATAGATAATTGTAGTGGGAAGTGGATATTGGCAGTTGATGCTGATGAGGAGCTATCTCCACAGTTAAAAGAAAAGATAAAAGAGATAATAGAAAGCAATGATGAAAGTAAAAAAGTTTATGAGATAAATAGATTATCAGTGTGTTTTGGAAAAAAAATAAAACATGGTGGTTGGGGAACTTCATATGCAGTAAGATTGTTCTTAAAAGGAGCAGGGAAATTTAATGATAATACAGTACATGAAAGTTTTGTAACAGATGAAAAAGTATATCAGATAAAAGAGGATATATATCATCATAGCTATTTGACTTTAGAAGATTATTTTAGTAAATTCAATAGATATACAACTGAAGGAGCATTAGAATATTATAAAAAAGGAAAAAAAGCTAGTATATTTCAAATAGCTTTTAACCCATTATATAAATTTATTAGAATGTATATAATAAGACTAGGGTTTTTAGATGGAGTAGAAGGATTTCTATTAGCTTCAACAAGTTCGTTATATTCAATGGTAAAATATTTTAAATTGAGAGAGATCTATAGAAATGGAAGTTATATAGATGATAAAAAGGGAGCAAAGAATGGAGATTAA